Within Streptomyces sp. SS1-1, the genomic segment TCGGAGGGGACGCCGAACGAGGCGTCGTTGAAGAAGGTGTTGACGGTGGCGTCGGTGAGTCCCGTATGGCCCTTGGCCAGGGCGGCGTAGGGGCCGAGCTGGTCGGAGGCGTGCTCGGGCAGGGTGCCGAAGGCCTGGTTGAGCAGGATCTGGGCCAGGGTCGCGTTGCCGTTCTGACCCGGCGGGAGGATGTCGGAGCAGCGTCCGCCGCAGTGGTCGGTCACGGCGGCCGGCTCGGCGGCGGCGGCCCGGGCGGCGGTCACCGCCGGGGAAAGGGGTGACAAAAGTCCGGCAATCAACGTGCATACGGATGCGGCCTTCAGGAACCCGGGGAATCCGCCGGGAGTTCTCAGTGCGGCTGGGGCGTTGCGTGGGGTACGCCGTGGCATGGCAGCTCCTACCGACGAGGGTGGGCCGGGACGTTACCGGCGGTATCCCCGGGATTGAAGATGAACATGCGTCAGGTTTCCGAGTCGTCAGGGCTCGCTGGGGAAGTCGCCGGACATCGGAGGGAGCCGAATCGCGTGTCGATACGTCTATTCGTCAACGCCGCGCGGGAAGGAGGCGCGGTGTCGCCGAAGTGACCGAAGTACAGGTGCAGGTGTGACGGAGGTGCAGGGCGATGGCAGGTTTCCGGAGTCTGGCGAGACAGGTGCGCGATCCGCGGTGCGACCTGGCACTGCGGCGTTATTCACTGCGCAAGTGCCTGGAGCGGTTCGCTCCGTACGGGCACAGGGCGACCTGGGACCACTTGTGCTCCCGGGCGGGATTCGGTCCGGAGGACCGCTCTCCTGAGCCGGCGCGGCTCGTGGCCGCGTTGGAGGAGCTGGAAGAGGCGCGTTCGGTCTGGCTGGCCTACGAGGTGGCGTTCGCCGAGCGGCGCAAGAAGGAGAAGCACGACGGGCTGCGCAGGCCGGGCAGCGTGGACGACTGGCACCGGCTGACCTGGGGCGGGTTCGGCGTCGCCTGGTGCGACGACCCCCGGGTGCACCCGCGGGAGCCGCTGGCCGACGTGCTGCGCAAGCTGATCTCCGCGCTGGAGCGCGCGCCGGGCTCGACCTGCCCGGTGTGCGACGGGGACCGGCTGGTCTGGAAGTACGACCTGGCCCATGAACCGTCGTCGGGCCCGGTGTGCACGGACTGCGGCATCGTGGTGCCGCGTCCGGTTCTCACACCGGAGGCACTGGCGACGGCGCGCCGCGGACGCCGGTTGCTCATGTCCGCATAGGGGGACGCCCCTGCGGGGGTGACTCAAGCACGTCGGGGGTGCGCCGGGGATGCCGCACCCCCTCCCTCGGGACGCGCTGCCGCGTCCTCACGCTGTCGGTGCCGCATGGCACCATCGGTGACATGGTCCAGGTCTGTCTGAACGGTTCACGGGGAGCGGGCGACGGCACGGCCGTACCGCTCACGCCGTCGGCCCTCGTGGAGTCGGCCGCCGAGGCGGTCGCCGCCGGGGCCACGGATGTGCACGTCCACCCCAAGTCCCCCTGCGGGCGGGACAGTCTGTCCGGACGGGTGCTGGCCCCGGTGCTCACCGCGCTGCGGGACCGGGTGCGGGTGCCGGTCGGGGTGACGACCGGCGCCTGGGCGGAACCGGACCCGGCGGCGCGGGTGGCGCGCGTCCGCGCATGGACGGTCCTGCCCGACCACGCCTCGGTCAACTGGCACGAGCCGGGCGCCGAGGAAGTGGCCGCCGCGCTGCTGGAGCGGGGCGTGGGCGTGGAGGCGGGCATCTGGTCCGGCACGGACGGCGCGGCCCGGTTCGCCGCGTCCCCGCTGGGTCCGAGGGTGCTGCGGGTGCTGGCGGAGGTGACCGACCCGGACCCGGACGCCGCGGTGACGACGGCCCGCGCGCTGCTCGCCGAGCTGGGGCCCGCCCACGGCCGTCCGGTGCTGCTGCACGGGGAGGACGGGGGCGCGTGGCCGGTGCTGCGGCTGGCGGGCCGGCTGGGACTGGCGACCCGTATCGGCCTGGAGGACACGCTGTTCCTGCCGGACGGCGAACGGGCCGCGTCCAACGCCGCGTTGGTGAGTGAGGCGCTGAAGTGGCTGCCGGGCGGCCCGCGCACGGGGTGACGTGCGGTCAGGAGCGCCCGGCGTCCTGCCGTCGCCCGTTCCCCCGCTGCTCGGCCAGCAGGCGCGAGCCCGTCAGCCGTTCACCCGTGATGTCGTCGGGGTTGGACAGCACGCAGCCGTCGAGGGAGAGACAGCCACAGCCGATGCAGTCGGTCAGGTGGTCGCGCAGACGGTTGAGCCGGCTGATGCGTTCGTCGAGCTCCGAGCGCCATGCCTCCGACAGCCGCGCCCAGTCCTCCCGGGTGGGCGTGCGTTCTTCGGGGAGTTCGGCGAGCGCCTCGCGGATCGTGGCCAGCGGGATGCCGACGCGCTGCGCGGCCCGGACGAAGGCGACGCGGCGCAGGGTGTCACGGGTGTAGCGGCGCTGGTTCCCGGAGGTGCGGCGGCTGGTGATGAGGCCCTTGGACTCGTAGAAGTGCAGGGCGGACACCGCGGCACCGCTGCGGGCGGACAGCTGCCCGACCGTGAGCTCGTGGATCTTCTCGGGGATCTGGGGCACGCCCCCAACCTACCCACCGTGTCACTCCCCCGGTCCGTTGACAGGCATCCCCCGGCCTAGCATGCTAAGCAGTTGCTTAGAGTGCCGTTCCGAGACATGT encodes:
- a CDS encoding 3-keto-5-aminohexanoate cleavage protein; the encoded protein is MVQVCLNGSRGAGDGTAVPLTPSALVESAAEAVAAGATDVHVHPKSPCGRDSLSGRVLAPVLTALRDRVRVPVGVTTGAWAEPDPAARVARVRAWTVLPDHASVNWHEPGAEEVAAALLERGVGVEAGIWSGTDGAARFAASPLGPRVLRVLAEVTDPDPDAAVTTARALLAELGPAHGRPVLLHGEDGGAWPVLRLAGRLGLATRIGLEDTLFLPDGERAASNAALVSEALKWLPGGPRTG
- the soxR gene encoding redox-sensitive transcriptional activator SoxR gives rise to the protein MPQIPEKIHELTVGQLSARSGAAVSALHFYESKGLITSRRTSGNQRRYTRDTLRRVAFVRAAQRVGIPLATIREALAELPEERTPTREDWARLSEAWRSELDERISRLNRLRDHLTDCIGCGCLSLDGCVLSNPDDITGERLTGSRLLAEQRGNGRRQDAGRS